The window TCTTGTAAGCTTTTTTACATCTGTGTAAATTTAAGAAAGGAAAATTGGAGGATATATATATATAGAAGGAAAAGGGGACTGACAATCTTAAAGTGTTACACTTTTGTCATAAAGGTAATCTTACTGATTGGTACTTTTAAGAAATCAATAAGTAAACCATTTCTTTTTCTTCATTGATTTTTAACGAATTTTAGCCAGAAGTCCCCTTCCTCAAAAATCCGAAAGATTTTAGGTGGGGGATGAATGGAGTGTGTTTCTGTTTTGGCTTAGAAATGAAACCGGTTAAAAATATATATGCTAACACAAGACAAACATACGTTCCGTTTGGTAAAATATTCTTATATAGTAGTTTCGTTCAAACATGGACAAGGGAGGTGAAAAGATGGCTACCGACAAGAATGGAAACTATATAAAAGGTACCAAAAAAGAGCTGCCTGAAGGTTGGGTTACGTATGGCTTTCGTTTTGCAATATTCCCGGCTGAAGAAGATAGAAAAGTATTAGAACGCTCTTTCGGATGCGAACGAAAAGTATACAATGAGTATGTAGCTGCACTCTACGAACATTTGGAGAAAATCGGGTTTCAAGGCGGATTCATTCAATACAAAACTCCTAACTACACCACCATCACTCAGAAATATGACTTTCTCGATAAATCCAACGATTCGTTTGTTTACAATGATGCGAAAATCCGTTTTCAGGCCGCGGTGAAGAAATATAATGATGAATTCGCCAAAAAGCCGATGCAGTACAAAAAAGCGGTCCGGAAAAAGATGCGAACGGCTGGTTATGTTCCGACTCTGCGAGACATGAAAGGCCTCCCCAAATTCCACAGTAAGAAGCAAGGAAAGTTCAGCTACACCACCAATCAAACGAATGGAAATATTAAAATCGTCCAACGTAACGCCCAATCCCTGCTATGTATCCCGAAATTTCGAAATGGAATCCCGATTGCCATGCATCGTGAGTTACCTAAAGAAGCGATTATCAAGAAAGCGACCATTAAAAGGGAAGGAGATCGCTATATGGTATCGTTGTCTGTGGATTTTCCAATGAAGCAAGAGCCGTTACGGAGTAACATCGAGGAAGATGAAGTGCTGGCTCTGGATTATAGCCAAACTAATTTATACGTGGATAGCGAGGGGTGTAAAGCCGGGTATCCAAGGTACCATAAGATCATTGAAAAGCGCCAGAGACGGTTGAACAAATCATTGGCCAGGAAAAGGAATAGAGCTCTGGTCGATTCTGAGGACAGGATTCTTTACTCAACTACTTATCAAAACACGCTTAAGAACTATCAAAAAACCATGGCCAAGGCAAAAAACCAGCGGAAAGATTTTCTCCACAAAAGAAGCAATCAGATAACCAATGATTATGCCGCTATTGTGGTGGAAGACCTGGATTTGAGCAATTTGGCACAATGCCTGTCCCTGGGCAAGAAATTGCATGACAACGGGTTCGGCATGTTCCGAACCATGTTGGAGTATAAAGCGAAGAAAAAAGGAAAGCATCTTATCTTCGCAGATACATTCTTTCCTTCCACAAAACTATGCAGTGAATGCAATTCAAAAAAAGAAACAGTAAAACTCTCAGAGAGAGTGTATGTGTGCGAGCATTGCCGCACAAAAATGGATCGAGACTATAATGCGGCCAAAAATCTAAAACAGTACGGAATCAAGATACTGTCGGATTTAGGTTTTATGGCTGGGGTACCAGTGCCGGTATAGGCTGTATCCATTTTCAGTAGTGGCAGGGACGCCACGAATTCAAGGCTAGTGACATGAGGCGTTAGTCTTGTGGATGCCCTAGCAATAAAAGAAAAAGGTGAAAGCCTTTGGAAGCCCCCACTTCAAATTTCGTAGAAATTAAGTGGTGGGTAGTTCACAGGTGTGCAACTTGATGACAGGACGGTAATTCGGAATCGAAAAAAACACCGGAATATAGGCTCCGATGTTCTTTTCGACATATAATTAAACTTTTTCTGTAACCGGCTGCTTCTCAACCAGCTTACCTTTTACATAACCGTTAATATTATTCAACTGCCATCTCCACGAATCTGTGCACATTTCGTTAATTTCTTTTGTAGCGTGCCAACCAAGCTCATTTTTCGCCTTCTCGGGATTTGCAAAACATTCGGCAATATCACCAGGCCTGCGTTCGGTTACTTTGTAAGGTATCACTTTCCCGGTTGCTTTCTCAAAAGCCTGAATCACTTCAAAAACACTATATCCCTTTCCTGTGCCTAAGTTGTATGCATCGAATCCTGTTTCTGATTGAATTTTTTCCAATGCTTTTAAATGTCCAAGGGCCAAATCAACTACATGGATATAATCCCTTACACCTGTACCATCTTTGGTTGGATAATCAGATCCAAAAACCTTCAGCTCTCTTAATCTCCCGGCTGCTACCTGGGTGATATAGGGCATCAGGTTATTTGGAATTCCATTGGGGTCTTCCCCAATAAGGCCGCTCTGATGTGCCCCGATTGGATTGAAGTATCTAAGGCAGGATATGCTCCACTCGGGATCTGAGTTATAAAGATCTTTTAAGATTTCCTCAATGAATAGCTTGGATCGGCCGTACGGATTCGTCGACCCCAGGGGCAGATCTTCCGGGATAGGAACTGCTTTAGGAACTCCATATACAGTTGCCGAGGAACTGAATACCATTTTCTTTACCTCGAATTTTTTCATAACATCACAAAGGATTAAGGTGCCACCCACATTATTATGATAATAGCGAAGTGGATCTGTTACCGATTCTCCTACAGCTTTTAGTCCGGCAAAATGAATGACAGCATCTATATTGTTCTCGGCAAATACTGTCTCAAGGGTGCTCTTGTCCAATAAGTCAGCTTCATAAAAAGGAAAATCTTTACCTGTTATTTGTCTTATTCTTTCTAATGCCTCAGGATTGCTATTTGTAAAGTTATCAATTGAGACAATGTCATAATCTGCATTTAGAAGTTCCACACATGTATGGGACCCAATAAATCCTGCGCCACCAGTAACTAAAATAGCCATACACTACCTCCAAGAGTTATATTTTTTTCTGCACTATCCCGGCACCAAGGTAACTTTAAATTAAGAAATATCTGATAAAGGGATATAGTTCAGATTACCATTCCGTTAATAATATTCAGCCAAGATAGTGTTAAGTCTCCGTTATTTTTATGTAAAATAAATGGCAAGACAGGGATAGTTACAATCTA is drawn from Bacillus sp. FJAT-18017 and contains these coding sequences:
- a CDS encoding RNA-guided endonuclease InsQ/TnpB family protein — protein: MATDKNGNYIKGTKKELPEGWVTYGFRFAIFPAEEDRKVLERSFGCERKVYNEYVAALYEHLEKIGFQGGFIQYKTPNYTTITQKYDFLDKSNDSFVYNDAKIRFQAAVKKYNDEFAKKPMQYKKAVRKKMRTAGYVPTLRDMKGLPKFHSKKQGKFSYTTNQTNGNIKIVQRNAQSLLCIPKFRNGIPIAMHRELPKEAIIKKATIKREGDRYMVSLSVDFPMKQEPLRSNIEEDEVLALDYSQTNLYVDSEGCKAGYPRYHKIIEKRQRRLNKSLARKRNRALVDSEDRILYSTTYQNTLKNYQKTMAKAKNQRKDFLHKRSNQITNDYAAIVVEDLDLSNLAQCLSLGKKLHDNGFGMFRTMLEYKAKKKGKHLIFADTFFPSTKLCSECNSKKETVKLSERVYVCEHCRTKMDRDYNAAKNLKQYGIKILSDLGFMAGVPVPV
- the galE gene encoding UDP-glucose 4-epimerase GalE → MAILVTGGAGFIGSHTCVELLNADYDIVSIDNFTNSNPEALERIRQITGKDFPFYEADLLDKSTLETVFAENNIDAVIHFAGLKAVGESVTDPLRYYHNNVGGTLILCDVMKKFEVKKMVFSSSATVYGVPKAVPIPEDLPLGSTNPYGRSKLFIEEILKDLYNSDPEWSISCLRYFNPIGAHQSGLIGEDPNGIPNNLMPYITQVAAGRLRELKVFGSDYPTKDGTGVRDYIHVVDLALGHLKALEKIQSETGFDAYNLGTGKGYSVFEVIQAFEKATGKVIPYKVTERRPGDIAECFANPEKAKNELGWHATKEINEMCTDSWRWQLNNINGYVKGKLVEKQPVTEKV